One genomic region from Chthoniobacterales bacterium encodes:
- a CDS encoding patatin-like phospholipase family protein — translation MPEELLEPVSVIDVNTDTTQPQEGIALCLSGGGYRAMLFHLGTLIRLNEIGLLPKLNRVSSVSGGSVTAAQLGLKWRQLQFTGGIAQNISQLVIDPIRAFGERTIDAKSILGGIFLPGTVSDKVTKAYRSYLYGDADLQALPADNEGPRFVINATNVQTGALWRFSRPYMGDYKTGRVLAPKTPVAQAVAASSAFPPVLSPLLLKLHHADFEADPKATLQMPPYTTEVVLSDGGVYDNLGLETAWKRYKSVLVSDGGGKMPPQQDPKSDWARHGLRINDIIDNQVRSLRKRQTIEAFKRGTDHNGTYWGIRSHVKDYSAPIPLSCPEQRTTELAETPTRLKGLSLAYQNRLINWGYAICAAATETYFPGSVRTEIKFPYPGGV, via the coding sequence ATGCCTGAAGAACTTCTCGAACCGGTCAGCGTCATTGATGTCAATACGGACACGACGCAGCCGCAAGAAGGAATTGCCTTATGTCTCTCCGGGGGCGGATATCGCGCCATGCTTTTCCATCTCGGGACGTTGATCCGGCTGAATGAAATCGGACTACTGCCCAAGCTTAACCGTGTATCCAGCGTCTCCGGCGGTTCCGTTACCGCTGCCCAGCTCGGTTTGAAATGGCGGCAGTTGCAGTTTACGGGCGGTATTGCTCAAAATATTTCGCAGCTCGTGATCGATCCGATCAGGGCTTTTGGGGAGCGCACGATTGATGCGAAGTCGATCCTCGGAGGGATATTTCTGCCGGGAACGGTTAGCGACAAGGTCACGAAGGCTTACCGGAGTTACCTCTACGGCGACGCGGACCTGCAAGCACTCCCCGCGGATAACGAGGGTCCGCGTTTCGTCATCAATGCGACCAATGTTCAGACCGGAGCCTTGTGGCGTTTTTCGCGGCCTTACATGGGGGACTACAAGACCGGCAGGGTGCTCGCGCCGAAGACCCCTGTCGCCCAAGCCGTGGCGGCTTCCTCCGCGTTTCCACCGGTGTTATCGCCCTTGCTTCTCAAGCTTCACCATGCCGATTTTGAGGCCGATCCAAAAGCAACTCTTCAGATGCCGCCCTACACCACAGAGGTCGTCCTGTCGGATGGCGGTGTCTACGATAACCTCGGGTTAGAGACGGCTTGGAAGCGTTACAAGAGTGTCCTGGTTAGTGACGGTGGCGGCAAGATGCCCCCCCAGCAAGACCCGAAGAGCGATTGGGCGCGGCACGGCTTACGTATTAACGACATTATCGACAACCAGGTGAGAAGCTTGAGAAAGCGCCAGACAATTGAAGCGTTTAAACGCGGAACAGATCATAACGGAACCTATTGGGGGATTCGCAGTCACGTTAAGGATTATTCTGCACCGATTCCTTTGAGCTGCCCCGAACAAAGAACGACAGAACTGGCCGAAACCCCGACCCGTCTAAAAGGGCTTTCGCTCGCGTACCAAAACAGGCTGATCAATTGGGGCTATGCGATCTGTGCCGCCGCTACTGAAACGTATTTCCCCGGCTCCGTGAGAACCGAAATCAAATTCCCCTATCCGGGCGGCGTTTAG
- a CDS encoding Sir2 family NAD-dependent protein deacetylase, which translates to MKPPSRTARRSSTVFADIPSSLNNSTDRLAEYLRASRKALLFTGAGISTGSGIPDFRGPQGVWTRRQPVYYDDFMRSEAARIEHWDFKLEGWDGYRTAEPNAVHRAIVALERAGKVLAVVTQNIDGLHARAGTGADRLVELHGTNLLVECQTCRRRNDPGAHFEFFRAHRQPPLCECGGFLKPATISFGQSLDPEVLRRAEKAAVNADLVVALGSTLSVYPAASFPLFAAQRGAPYVVINRGPTDHDADPAVSLRIEGDVAEIFPAAVAAALA; encoded by the coding sequence ATGAAACCGCCATCGCGAACAGCAAGGCGCTCATCGACAGTCTTCGCTGATATTCCTTCGTCGCTAAACAACTCCACAGATCGTCTCGCTGAATATCTGCGGGCTTCGCGGAAAGCATTGCTCTTTACGGGCGCCGGAATTTCCACCGGGAGCGGGATTCCCGACTTTCGCGGACCGCAAGGCGTCTGGACGCGGCGGCAGCCGGTTTATTACGACGATTTCATGCGTTCGGAAGCGGCGCGGATCGAGCACTGGGACTTCAAACTCGAAGGATGGGATGGCTATCGGACCGCGGAACCGAATGCCGTGCATCGGGCTATCGTCGCCCTGGAGAGAGCGGGCAAAGTGTTGGCGGTGGTGACGCAGAACATCGACGGTCTGCACGCGCGCGCCGGGACAGGCGCGGATCGATTGGTCGAACTCCACGGCACGAACCTGCTCGTCGAATGCCAAACCTGCCGGCGCCGCAATGATCCCGGGGCGCATTTCGAATTCTTTCGGGCACATCGCCAGCCCCCACTCTGCGAATGCGGCGGGTTTCTAAAACCGGCAACGATAAGTTTCGGACAAAGCCTCGATCCGGAAGTGCTCCGGCGCGCTGAGAAAGCCGCGGTCAACGCAGACCTGGTTGTCGCGCTCGGTTCGACTCTCTCGGTTTATCCGGCGGCTTCATTCCCGCTTTTCGCTGCGCAACGCGGCGCACCTTACGTTGTCATCAATCGCGGGCCGACGGACCACGACGCGGATCCAGCGGTCTCGTTACGGATCGAGGGCGATGTGGCCGAAATATTTCCGGCCGCGGTCGCGGCCGCTCTGGCGTGA
- a CDS encoding DUF2911 domain-containing protein, with product MLTTKAIRTIVIAGISATALFSTSSFAADEKVEFPQASQHAVIKQRVGLTDIEVDYSRPNKNDRVIFGGLVPFGKVWRTGANLPTRIKFSGNVKFGDKEVPAGEYALLSIPGQSEWTVVLSKDLKSAATEYKQENDVARATAKPAMIAMPAETFTIGFEDLRANSATFYLEWDKTRVPVKITTNDVEKVMQGIDAAAKSGKDQEAGFYYSAASFYLDQNKDLPQALKWVDQAIEKNPKAYFMQFKKAQILAKMGNKKEAVAAAEKSIELLKASPNPDETAIANSKALIDSLR from the coding sequence ATGCTCACTACAAAAGCCATTCGAACCATTGTGATCGCGGGGATTTCAGCTACCGCGCTCTTTTCCACCTCGTCCTTTGCCGCTGATGAAAAAGTGGAATTCCCTCAGGCCAGCCAGCATGCCGTCATCAAGCAACGCGTCGGGCTGACCGACATCGAAGTGGACTACTCGCGACCCAACAAGAACGATCGGGTCATCTTTGGCGGATTGGTGCCGTTCGGGAAAGTCTGGCGCACGGGCGCCAACTTGCCGACTCGGATCAAATTCAGTGGGAATGTTAAGTTTGGAGACAAGGAGGTTCCGGCCGGCGAGTACGCTCTTCTCAGCATTCCCGGTCAGAGCGAGTGGACGGTCGTTCTGTCGAAGGATCTCAAATCCGCCGCGACCGAATACAAGCAGGAGAACGACGTCGCGCGCGCGACCGCCAAGCCGGCGATGATTGCGATGCCGGCCGAGACCTTCACCATCGGCTTCGAAGATTTGCGGGCTAATTCCGCGACTTTCTATCTCGAATGGGACAAGACGCGCGTGCCAGTAAAGATAACGACGAACGATGTCGAAAAGGTGATGCAAGGAATCGATGCCGCGGCGAAGAGCGGCAAGGACCAGGAGGCCGGCTTCTATTACAGCGCCGCCAGTTTTTACCTCGACCAAAACAAGGACCTGCCGCAAGCGCTGAAATGGGTCGACCAGGCGATCGAAAAGAATCCGAAGGCGTATTTCATGCAGTTCAAAAAAGCGCAGATCCTGGCCAAGATGGGGAACAAGAAAGAAGCGGTCGCCGCGGCGGAAAAATCGATCGAGCTTCTCAAGGCGAGCCCGAATCCCGATGAAACCGCCATCGCGAACAGCAAGGCGCTCATCGACAGTCTTCGCTGA
- a CDS encoding 4Fe-4S dicluster domain-containing protein: MIGTGVLKGMAVTAKNFVGSYFDKERLITVQYPEERSPLPENYRNFPFLVYDKEPEAGLRCVACKICEKECPPQCIYIVKSDDKKPDYMGKPQFYPATFDIDISVCMSCQICVEVCPFEAIKMDKVYELSRRERFDALLMRKSELAKSNEYYHNIHPIEASEVDAALAKAAAEAEAKKKAAAAAAAAKAAAAKTAEPTAPSPAPATAAPPATPTTPGPATEPKT, from the coding sequence ATGATCGGCACCGGCGTTCTCAAAGGCATGGCGGTCACGGCGAAGAATTTCGTCGGGAGTTACTTCGACAAGGAGCGGCTCATCACGGTGCAATATCCGGAGGAGCGCAGCCCGTTGCCGGAAAACTACCGGAACTTCCCGTTCCTGGTTTACGACAAGGAGCCGGAAGCGGGGCTGCGCTGCGTGGCCTGCAAGATTTGCGAAAAGGAATGTCCGCCGCAGTGCATTTACATCGTCAAGAGCGACGACAAGAAGCCCGATTACATGGGCAAACCGCAGTTTTATCCGGCGACGTTCGACATCGACATCTCAGTCTGCATGAGTTGCCAGATCTGCGTGGAGGTTTGTCCGTTCGAGGCGATCAAGATGGACAAGGTTTATGAATTGAGCCGCCGGGAGCGGTTCGACGCGCTGTTGATGCGCAAAAGCGAGCTGGCAAAATCGAACGAGTATTATCACAACATCCATCCGATAGAAGCGTCCGAGGTGGATGCGGCCCTGGCCAAAGCGGCGGCCGAAGCGGAAGCAAAAAAGAAAGCCGCAGCCGCGGCGGCCGCAGCCAAAGCGGCAGCCGCGAAGACGGCAGAACCGACTGCTCCATCACCCGCACCAGCGACAGCTGCGCCTCCGGCAACGCCAACCACTCCCGGGCCGGCAACAGAACCAAAGACCTAG
- a CDS encoding NADH-quinone oxidoreductase subunit D has protein sequence MSSTGYHELEEAPPPMTSRIEGDLMEISMGPQHPSTHGVFRMNVALDGEVVRKLKPVFGYLHRNHEKIGENTSYLGSMPYTDRLDYFCSMTNNWAYALSVEKLAGIEVPERAEYLRIILAELTRLQNHASLLGFLLSDMGAWGTPLMYAFREREKILDLFESLSGSRMMCDYMRFGGCRVDAGADWLARAKKIVDAFPRFLDEFEELIVSNEIVVARTQEIGKLSADLAISAGITGPMLRASGVNYDLRKVDGYGLYPRFKFRVPLGDHGDCYDRLMMRALEMRESIGILNQAFAQIPEGPIMNPKVKVRAFRPPVGEAYGRIEGPKGELGFYLISDGTPNPYRYRVRPPSFINLTVLEDMCLGHTVADVMVILGSVDIVMGEVDR, from the coding sequence ATGAGCTCGACGGGATATCACGAACTGGAAGAAGCGCCGCCGCCGATGACGAGCCGCATCGAGGGCGACCTGATGGAGATCTCGATGGGGCCGCAACATCCCTCCACCCACGGCGTTTTCCGGATGAACGTCGCGCTTGATGGTGAGGTCGTTCGCAAACTGAAACCGGTCTTTGGTTATTTGCATCGAAACCATGAAAAGATCGGCGAAAACACGAGCTATCTCGGCTCGATGCCATACACGGACCGGCTCGATTATTTTTGCTCGATGACCAACAACTGGGCCTACGCGCTCAGCGTCGAGAAACTCGCCGGAATCGAAGTGCCCGAACGCGCCGAATACCTGCGGATCATCCTGGCGGAACTGACCCGGCTGCAAAACCACGCCTCTCTGCTCGGCTTTCTTCTCAGCGACATGGGCGCCTGGGGCACGCCGCTCATGTACGCGTTCCGCGAGCGGGAGAAAATTCTCGACCTGTTCGAATCGCTCTCCGGCTCGCGGATGATGTGCGACTACATGCGCTTCGGCGGGTGCCGGGTTGACGCCGGAGCTGATTGGCTGGCCCGGGCGAAGAAGATCGTCGACGCCTTTCCGCGGTTTCTCGATGAGTTCGAAGAATTGATTGTCTCGAACGAGATCGTGGTCGCGCGCACCCAGGAGATTGGCAAACTTTCGGCCGACCTGGCGATCAGCGCCGGGATCACCGGACCGATGCTGCGGGCGAGCGGGGTTAATTACGACCTGCGCAAAGTGGACGGCTACGGGCTCTATCCGCGCTTCAAATTCCGGGTGCCGCTGGGCGACCATGGGGATTGCTACGATCGCCTGATGATGCGCGCGCTCGAAATGCGCGAAAGCATCGGCATTCTCAACCAGGCGTTTGCGCAGATCCCGGAAGGTCCAATCATGAATCCGAAGGTAAAAGTGCGCGCTTTCCGTCCGCCGGTCGGCGAGGCCTATGGGCGGATCGAGGGGCCCAAAGGCGAGCTCGGCTTTTATTTAATTAGCGACGGAACCCCAAATCCCTACCGCTACCGCGTCCGCCCACCGAGCTTCATCAACCTGACCGTGCTCGAGGACATGTGTCTCGGCCACACCGTCGCGGACGTGATGGTTATTCTTGGCAGCGTCGATATCGTCATGGGAGAAGTAGATCGCTAA
- a CDS encoding NADH-quinone oxidoreductase subunit C, giving the protein METLEEIKARAEAAVPGAKIEIVPNAAVAIQSSLLLDREHALAVAEFLRDDPALKLDHCSNVTGVDWLDRKVTKKVKVKKIVEGAEKEVEETQKEFFPGYLEAVYHLFSVTLKHGPLIIRLRTPDRDAGAQLPSLTSVWRSAEFQEREIFDLYGIRFDGHPDLRRILMWDEFEDFPMRKDFREPDDYEYEPTPHDEVLEKAKEHYSPRPQLDGAEALRAGVSGDQ; this is encoded by the coding sequence ATGGAAACGCTGGAGGAGATCAAGGCGCGCGCGGAAGCGGCGGTGCCGGGGGCGAAAATCGAGATCGTTCCTAACGCGGCCGTTGCGATCCAGTCATCGCTGCTTCTCGATCGCGAACATGCCCTGGCCGTGGCCGAATTCCTTCGGGACGATCCGGCGCTGAAGCTGGATCACTGCTCAAACGTAACCGGCGTCGACTGGCTGGATCGCAAGGTGACGAAGAAGGTGAAGGTCAAAAAAATCGTCGAGGGCGCGGAAAAGGAAGTCGAGGAGACGCAGAAAGAATTCTTTCCCGGTTATCTCGAGGCGGTTTATCACCTTTTCTCGGTTACGCTGAAACACGGACCGTTGATTATCCGCCTGCGGACTCCCGATCGAGACGCCGGCGCGCAGTTGCCGTCGCTGACCTCAGTCTGGCGAAGCGCAGAATTCCAGGAGCGGGAGATCTTCGATCTCTACGGGATCAGGTTCGACGGCCATCCCGATCTCCGGCGCATTTTGATGTGGGACGAGTTCGAAGACTTCCCGATGCGGAAAGATTTCCGGGAGCCGGACGACTACGAGTACGAGCCGACGCCGCACGACGAAGTGCTGGAGAAAGCGAAGGAGCATTATTCGCCGCGGCCGCAATTGGATGGGGCGGAGGCGCTCCGCGCCGGCGTGAGTGGTGATCAGTGA
- a CDS encoding NADH-quinone oxidoreductase subunit B translates to MSEGIDEGLRSELQKRGVWVTSTQELYNWGRRNSIWPLQFGLACCAIEMIATAASRYDLARFGGEVFRPSPRQADLMIVAGTVTKKMAPQIVRLYNQMPDPKYVISMGACAISGGPFKQGYNVLKGIDRYIPVDVYIPGCPPRPEALLHAFMELQRKIKEQELTGKNKAPHLNRAQPSEFPVPDFGAHDLEPPNNPDIFRPPKLERA, encoded by the coding sequence ATGAGCGAAGGGATCGACGAGGGACTTCGGAGCGAGCTGCAGAAACGCGGCGTCTGGGTGACTTCGACCCAGGAACTTTACAATTGGGGCCGGCGCAATTCGATCTGGCCGCTCCAGTTCGGCCTGGCCTGTTGCGCGATTGAGATGATTGCGACGGCGGCGTCCCGGTACGACCTGGCGCGCTTTGGCGGAGAAGTTTTTCGGCCTTCGCCGCGCCAGGCCGATCTCATGATCGTGGCCGGCACCGTGACCAAGAAAATGGCGCCTCAGATCGTGCGGCTCTACAACCAGATGCCGGACCCGAAATACGTCATCTCGATGGGCGCGTGCGCGATTTCGGGCGGGCCGTTCAAGCAGGGTTATAACGTTCTGAAAGGAATCGACCGCTACATTCCAGTCGACGTTTACATTCCGGGTTGCCCGCCGCGGCCAGAAGCATTGCTGCACGCCTTCATGGAACTGCAGCGCAAGATCAAGGAGCAGGAGCTGACCGGAAAGAACAAGGCTCCGCATCTCAATCGCGCGCAGCCGAGCGAATTCCCAGTCCCTGATTTCGGCGCGCACGATCTCGAACCGCCGAATAATCCGGATATTTTTCGTCCGCCGAAATTGGAACGTGCCTAG
- the ndhC gene encoding NADH-quinone oxidoreductase subunit A: MKTDPYLFLAIFAGVALVFPLMPLALAWVWRRFLQPPKPGPQKNATYECGMESIGESQIQFQSQYYLYCIIFLIFDVEAVFLVPFAVAFTGLPFGAFVAILVFLLLLLEGLVWAWSKGCLDWARIRKAA, translated from the coding sequence ATGAAGACCGATCCCTATCTGTTTCTCGCCATCTTCGCCGGGGTCGCGCTCGTTTTTCCGTTGATGCCGCTGGCGCTGGCGTGGGTTTGGAGGCGGTTTCTCCAGCCGCCGAAACCGGGGCCGCAAAAGAACGCGACTTATGAATGCGGGATGGAATCGATCGGCGAATCGCAGATCCAGTTTCAATCGCAGTATTATCTCTACTGCATCATCTTCCTGATCTTCGACGTGGAAGCGGTGTTCCTCGTTCCTTTCGCGGTGGCGTTCACGGGATTGCCGTTCGGAGCGTTCGTCGCGATCCTGGTTTTCCTGCTCCTCCTTTTGGAAGGACTCGTTTGGGCGTGGAGCAAAGGCTGCCTGGATTGGGCGCGGATTAGAAAGGCAGCATGA